The genomic window CACCAGCCTTCGCTGTACCTCGTCCCAGCTTGGCGGCGCGGTCCGCAATCTCGGCCATCTCAAGAATCGGATCGACCTCCGCGGTGATGCGCTTCAGTTCTCCGGCCTTTTCGAGTTGCTTTATCCAGTCGCGAAGATCGTTGTAAGCCAATTCCCTCTCCTGCCGCGGCACACCACGGTCGCAGTTCTATGGTAACGGGTTCTGCGCAAGAAGTTTGAACGCATCGAGCCCGGAACATTTTCCGTGCGCAGGTGTCTAACGTAATAAGTACGCATTCCTCGCAGATGCGCACCTGATCCGCTGATGTTGGAGAGGTGCTTTTATGTTCGAGGATAGTTTGGTCATATCGCAGGTTCGTCATACTTCTTCGCCAGAGCGTTGGACTGCTGTGGCATCCCTGACACTTCAATTTTCACTCGCTGCACTTATCATCGCGTTGCCTCTATTGCATCCAGAGGGACTGGCATTTAAAGCTGTAACGCCGCACATCGTTATGCCACCGCCTCCTCGCCCTCCCATCCCCATTCGGCCTGTTCAAGCGACATCCGCAGCATCCGGCATGACGACTTCCGCAGCAGCGCAGCCTCTCACCGCGCAGCCAATGCAACGCAGACTAGTTCCGCTACCGGATAACGATGCTCCTCCTGTCGACGCAATTTCATCAGGAAGTGGAATGGCAGATGGGAGACCAATAAGTATGGCAATCGGGGACGCGATCTATACGCCACACGTCGCAGTCGTTTCAGCGCACACTTCAAAGAGCCCGGTGCGCATCTCGTCCGGCGTTTCTGCCGGAATGCTCCTCTCGCCCATTCGTCCTATCTATCCCGAGATAGCCAGAGCAGCGCACGTAGAAGGAACGGTGGTCGTGGAAGCCACCATCTCTCGCACTGGAACGATTGAAAGCCTGCACGTCATCAGCGGGCCACCGATGTTGCAGCGTGCCGCCATCGATGCCATCCGTACAGCGCGCTACCAGCCTTACCGGCTTAATGGCAGCCCTACTGAAGTACAGACGACGATATCAGTGAGCTTCCGCATGGGGAGTTGACGGTGTGATCTGCGTCAGCAACGGCTGAGCGTGCGGGGTGTCTTCGATGTAGTCCACGAGAGGGTATCCCGCCTCCTTCCATCCGTCGAAGCCGCCCCGCAGCGGACGCACCCTGTAGATGCCCATCTTGTGAAGCTGCATCGCCAGCTTGGCGCTTGTCTCCTCACTGGGGCAGGTGCAGTAGAGGATCACATCGCGGTCGCGTGGAATGATCTCGCTGTGCTGCCTGATCTCATTCGGTCCAATCCGCAGCGCGCCCGGCAGCACCCGGGGATCGGGCAGGTAGTCCAACGGATGGCGCAGATCGACGATGAACGGCGGGATGTTGCCCTGCTCCTGCGCACTGTCAATCATGGCCTTCAACTCGGCAGGCTCAAGCCTCATGCTGCGGACCTGCCGCAGAAACCTGCGCTGCTTGAAGAGACGGTAGGCAAAGAAGCCGAACACCATCACGATAAAGATGATGAACGCGAAGTGGCCCAAAAGCTGGAAGAACCGCGCGCTGCGCTTTGCCAGGTCACCAAAGAAACGCCCGGCAAGCAGGAAGGTCTCGGCCCACAAGATGGATCCGGCAAAATCCCAGAGAAAGAATCGGCTGTACGGCATTCCGGTCTGCCCTGCAATCGGCGCAGCGACCGTGCTCAGTCCGGGAACGAACTTCGAGATCAGTAGCGTGACCGGACCACGCTTTGAAAAATATCCCTCGGTTTTGCTGACGCAGGTCGAAGCCTCAAACGACAATCGGCAAAGAAGCTGTAGAACGTTCTTGCCATAGCGCCGCCCCAGCGCAAACCAGAGCGTATCAGCCAGGATGCAGGCCACCAGCACCACCGCGAGAGCGTAGGAGTGGTGGATCTTGTGGGTAGCGCTGAGCGTCCCTGCCGTTAGCAGCACAGGAATGCTGGGAATGGGTATGCCGAGCTGCTCCGCCAGAACCCAGAAGAACAGGATCAAGTAGGCATAATGGACGAAAAATACAATCGCTATCGGCATAAGGGTATGTTTGGTAGATGAGCCAGGCAAGAGTTTGGATGCGAGGCCCTCGCGGTTAAAGATACACAGCCCCACCGATTAATGGTGAGGCTGTATTTCAGAATTGTTGAAAGGGTCGCTCCGGCCCGTTTAAGACCTGCTGCTTCCTCTATTTGACCGAGACATAAGGAGTGACAGAGAACCCTGGCCGAAGCGCGTAATCCCCATTCTCCTTCTGAAGGTCATTGAAGTCGATGCGTACCGGAATTCGTTGCACCACCTTCACATAGTTGCCTGTGGCGTTCTCGGGCGGGAACAGAGACAGGCGCGATCCGGTGGCTCCGCCAATCTGAGTCAGCTTGCCATGGAACTTGCGTCCACCCAGGGCATCTACTTCGATGGTGACATCCTGCCCCGGATGCATGTGCTGAATCTGCGTCTCTTTGAAGTTCGCGGTGACCCACAGATCGGTCAGGGGAATAATCGTCAGCAGGTCCTGCCCAATCGAAAGGTTGGCGCCCACCTGTACGTTCTTCTTATTGACGATGCCCGTTGTGGGAGCCGTAATGTGGGTGTAGCTGAGGTTAAGCCGGGCCTGGTCGACCTTGGCCTGCGACTGTTGCACCTCGGCAAGGGCCGCATTGGCCTTCGCCTCCTGCACCTTCACCTGCTGCGGACCATTCTTTACTGACTCATTCGCCGAAAAGCGCGACTGCGCCAGCTTCTGCTGCGCCTCACGTACCGCCTCCTGCTGTCCAATCACCTGAGACTGAGCCTCGATGACAGCGGCCGAGGTACCGGCAGCCTGCGCTACCGCAGCATCAAATTGCTGCTTCGAGATGACGTCCTTCTCGACCAGCGGCGTGTAGCGCTCCACGTCCAGCTTCGCCTTCAATGCGTTGGCCTTCGCTTGGTCTACACGGGCCTCCGCCGCCTGGGCCTGCTTCTGCGCCTGCGCCACGGCAGCCTGTGCGCCCTGCACGTCAGAGCTGGTCGTGCTCAGGTTTGTGCTGACATTCGTGCTAATAATTGGGACGTTGACATTCGCCTGAATGGCGGCGGCCTGGGCGCTGGCTAGGTTGGCCTGGGCCTGTTCCAGTGCAACCTGGTAGTCCTTGGGATCGATCTCCGCAAGCAACTGGCCCTGCTGCACCTTCTGGTTGTCGTCCACGTAGACCTTGATGACCTGCCCGGTCACACGCGAGCTAACCTGGTACAGGTTGCCATCAATTTGTGCGTCGTCCGTATCTTCAGAAAAGCTGGAGTGCCAGTAGAACAGGGCTGCTCCCACCACAAGAAAGATCAGCACTGCGATGACGATGAACTTCCGTCGCGACGACTTCTCAGGCTGTGGAGCCTCTTCGTCGCCATTTCGGCTGCCCTTGTTCGCATCGTCATGCGATTTAAGGTGAACCGTTCCACTGATCTCCGCGGTTTGATCGTCGCGATTTTGGTTCTCTTGGTCTGGCAAGCTACTTTCCTCCGAGATAATCTTTGTAATTCGTCTGCGCTACGCCCAGCGCCCGGGCCAGCGAAAGCTTGGCGACATTGTGCTGGTAGAGCGCGCTGATGTACTGGTCATTCGCCAGTTCTGTCTGGGACTGCGCCTGCGAAACCGCAAGGTTGTCCGAAACTCCGGCATGAAACCGCTGCTGGGCATCGCTCAACGCCTCGTTGGCAAGTTCGACATTCGAGTGCGTCGCCTCCACCAGCTTCTCGGCCGCCTGAATATCGAGCAGGCTGTCGCGTACGTCCGCATTCACCTGTTGCGCCTGATCGGCCAGCTTGGCCTTCGCCTGCTCGTACTGAGCGTCGGCGACCTGCTCCTGGCCGCGCGTCTTGGCGATCTGCAGAATCGGGGCGCTTACTTTGCCCGTTGCCGAATACGTCCCATGCGAGTGCCCCGGTGTGGTTCCCAGGTCGCCATAGTCTCCCGAGAAGCTTGCCACCGGAAGCTGGCTCGCCCACGCCGAAGTCTTCTCCGCACGCGCTGCCTTCAACTGCTCCGCCGAGGCCGCAAGGTCTTTACGGGCTGCCAGCGCCTGCGCAAAAGCGGTGTCGGGATTCACATGATCGAGCGCAGCAAAGGGAACCTGATCCGTAAGCCGAAACTCCTGATCGAGCGGTAGGCCGATCGTTCGAGCCAGCGCCAGCTTGTCCTTTGCCAGATCGTTTTTCGCCGAAATCAGCCGCTGCTCTTCATTCTGATAGTCCACCTGCGCCCGCAATACATCGAGCTTCGGACTGGTTCCGGCATCATGCGCGTCCGTCGCCTGATCGAGCGAAACCTTTGAGGTGGCCATCTCTGCATTCACTGCCTCAATGCGCGCGGCATCCGCCACACACAAGAGATAGGCGTTGCCTACCGTCAGCACCACCAGATTGCGGGCGTCCTCGGCGGTCAGCTTTGCGCCTTCAAAGTTATGTTTTGCGGCAATGTAATTCTGCAAGGCAGAAACGTTTACCAGATTCTGTGTCAGGAATGCCCGGAAGTCCACTACCTGAAACGGCCCGATGATCGGGTTGAGGCCGGGAAACTTCAAGCCCTCAGCCGCGAGATTGATCTGCTGCACCTCAACGCTGCCGGAAGCAGTTACCGTAGGCAGCAATGTCTGCAACTCCTCCAGCCGCTGCCCGCCTGCATTCTTCTGCGTCGATGATTGCAGGATGATCCCGAGGTTATTGCGAAGGCCGCGCTGAATGGCCTCGTCGAGCGACAGGTCGATCAGCGTGCCGGTCGACTTCCCTTCCACGACGCTGCCTTTGAATGAATCCTGCGTAGGCTGCGCGCCATTTTCGCCCGACGCAGTATAAAGCTGTTGCTGCGCCGACGCGATCGGGGAGCTGGTCTGCCCTGTGCTCGGTCCGCTGGCCGTGGTCTGGCTCGTATCCTGCTGTGCCCCGGCGGGAAGTACCGTGCCCGACAGGCACAGCAGTCCAACGCCCAGCGTCGCAACCACGTTCCGGGAGTAACGCGCTCTCATGCTTTGGCTCATACCTTTGAATGTTACCTGCATCCTTGTAAGTAATCCTACGGTTTTGATGACACAGAAATGCTTAAACCTGTGCCATCGACTTGATTGTGTCTTTCTTCGTATATTCAGATGCGCTAAGTCGTCCGGAATGTTCAAAAAAGTATCGTGGGGGAAAATTCGGGCAGAATTTTTCTACCCGCTCCACCTCTCCGACGGCACCAGCTACACTGCTACTAAAAGCATTTACTAACCTAAAAGGAAACCAGACATGTTTCTCGGAGTAGACGTCGGAACCGGCGGCACCAGGGCAATCCTCATCAACCGCGGCGGCAAAGTCATCGCTTCATGCAGCGCCGAACACGCCCCTATCCACTCCGAGCACATTGGCTGGGCCGAGCAGGACCCCGACGACTGGTGGCGCGCTGCCCGCGAGGCCATCGCCGGAGCCATCGCGCAGAGCGAACTAGCCGGTTCCGCAATCGAGGCCGTCGGTCTCACCGGCCAGATGCATGGCTGCGTCATGCTCGACGCCGCGGGCGTTGTCCTGCGTCCGGCGCTCATCTGGTGTGACCAGCGCACCCAGCCCCAATGCGACTGGCTGACAGAGAAGATCGGCTTCGAGCGCCTGATCGAGCTCACCGCCAACCCCGCCCTGCCCAACTTTACCCTCACCAAGCTGCTCTGGGTTCGCGACCACCAGCCCGAGATCTTTGCCCGCATCGCCCATGTGCTCTGCCCCAAGGATTACGTCCGTTATCGCCTCACCGGCGAGTTCGCCATGGACATGCAGGAGGCCAGCGGCACCCTTCTGCTCGATGTAGCCCACCGCCGCTGGTCCACCGAAGTGGCCGAAGCCGCCGGAATCCCCATGCAGTGGCTGCCTCGCCTCTATGAAGGACCCGAGATCTGCGCGCGCATCTCTGACGCCGGAGCCGGTGCTACCGGCCTGGCCGCTGGCACGCCCGTAGCGGCCGGGGCAGGCGATCAGGGTGCCGGAGCCGTCGGCATGGGCATCCTCGCGCCCGGCTCCGTCTCCGCCACCATCGGCACCAGCGGAGTCGTCTTCGCCGCCACCGATGCTCCCACTAAGGACCCCCTCGGCCGCCTGCACACCTTCTGCCACGCCGCTCCCAACCGCTGGCATGTCATGGGAGTGACCAACGGCGCCGGTCTCAGCCTGCGCTACTTCCGTGACACCTTCGCCACCTCCAGCAGTTACGACGCTCTCAGCGCACTCGCTGCCGAAGTCCCAGCCGCCAGCGACGGCCTGCTGTGGGCGCCCTACCTCTTCGGCGAACGTACACCGCACCTCGACCCCAACGCCCGCGCCGCCTTTGTCGGCATCACCGCCAGCCACACCCAGGCGCACTTCGTCCGCGCCGTGCTCGAAGGCGTGGCCATGAGCCTGCGCGACACCTTTACTCTCTTCAAGGAGCTGCACATCCCCGTCGACAGCATCCGCCTTGGCGGCGGCGGAGCCCGTGGCCCCCTCTGGCGGCAGATTCAGGCAGACGTCTACGGCCAACCCGTCGAACTCCTTGAAGCTGAAGAAGGCGGAGCCTTCGGAGCGGCTCTCCTCGCCGGAACCGGGGTCAATGCATGGCCCAGCGTCGAGGCAGCCTGCGCCGCTACGATTCGCGTCGCTCAAACCATCGCTCCGCAGAACGCAGATGCTATGAACGAAGCCTATCGCCAATACCGCAAGATCTATCCGGCGTTGCGCGACATCGCCAACTAGCGTCCCAGATGCAGCTTGCTGACATTCCGGATCGTGTCCGGATCGCCCGGCTTCAGCTCCAGCACCTTCCTGTAAAACGGCAGCGCGACCTCATCCTGACCGCGCTGCTGAAACAGCACCGCCAAGTCAAAATAAGGGGTCGCGTCCGCAGGCTTGTTCTTGATCGCTGCCTGAAACGCCTGAATCGCCTCGTCCACCCGCCCCATGCTCCCCAGCAGCACGCCCAGATCGGTATAAGCCTCGCTCTGCGTTGGATCGAACGCGATCGCCTTGCGTAGCTGCACCTCGGCTCCCTGCTTGTCACCCATCCGCTGTAACGCCTCGCCCAGGTCGATCACCGTCTCCATGTCCGCAGGATTCAGCGCCAGCGCCCGTTCAAAGTACTGCACCGCATCCGGAGTCTCGCCTAGCTGCAGATAGACATCGCCCAGCCCGGCCAACGCCCGTCCGTAGCGAGGCTGCAGCTTCACTGCCTGTCCATATAACTTCGCCGCGGTCAAAACATCGCCGCTTCTCCTGAACTCCAGCCCCAGGTTATAGAGCAGCACCGAACTCTTCGGCGTAGCCTGCAGCGAGCTTGCATAGAGCGCCGCCGGGTTCTGCCAGTCCTGCACCCGCGCCCACACCCGCCACGCTCCCCACATTACCCACAAGACAAGAAAGCTAACGGCAACTCGCCGCCAACGACCGCTGAGCCTCAACACCAACCCAGCAGCCGTCAGCGCCAACCCCGCAGAAGCCAGATACTCGAACCGCTCCGCCATGCCCTGATAGATCGCGACGAAGCCGCAAAATGGCAGCAGCGCAATCACCATCCAGGCCAGCCCTGCAGCAACTACCGGCAGCCGTTTCCTCAGCAATACGATCACGGCAATCAGCGCAATCAGCCCCAGCCAGCCCGCAATCGTCCCCGGAGAAGCCGCATTGGCAGGCATTGAGGTCGACCGCTCCACGCTCATATGCACGGGCAGGACCATCCACTGCACATAGCGCCAGAAGGCCAACCCTACCGCCCACAGTGCGGCCCCCGTATGCTCCGAACCCGTTTTAACCGCCTCTCTCAAAGCGATATAGACCAGCCCAGCCAGAATCGAGGCAGCAACCAGCCCACCCGCCAGCCTGCGCGACAACCGTTCCGTCGCATACGCCGCCAGCAGCGCCAATGGAAGGACAAACACGCCTTCCTCATGGCTCAGCAGCGCCGCCAGCGAAGCGACAAAATATGCCGCCAGCAAAAGCCGTGACTTGCCCTCGCGCAGAAAGCCGTCCGCCGCCAGCAGCGCCAGCAGCAGGAAGAAGGTGCACAACAAGTAGCCCCGTGCGCTCACCCATGCCACGGCCTCGGTATTGATCGGAAGGCCCAGCCAAAGCAGCGCGGACACCGCGGCGGTCCATGGGGCAACCCGCAGACGCCGCAACAGTAGAAATGCGAGCACTCCATTCAGCCAGTGCAGGACGAGGTTCGTGAGATGAAACCCGCTCGCATTCAGCCCCCATATCCGGCGGTCGAGCACAAGGCTCATCCAGTAAAGCGGCCGATAGGTCCCGCCTCCAGCTCCGCCAATCTCGCTGTTGAACGAGATCGGGGCCAGCCAGAACCGGTGAACCGCCAACCGCAGCGAGGCCAGTATCGGGTTGTTGACGATCTGGTCTACGTCGTCATAGAGAAACGGAGCGCTCAGCGCCTTCCAGTAGAGCGCCAGCACCCACACCGCACCCGCAACGGCAAAGACAATCCCCTGATGCGTAAAACACCAGCCCGAGAGAGCGCTCCAGCGCGATACCCCGCTCGACTGTACCGGTCGTTTTGTCCTGGTTGAAGATCTCAAAAAGTAAGCCGTCGTGAGCCTCAGAATTCCGCGCCATCATTGGCATCCCTAACATCGGTCGCGCGCCAACAAGACACACACCCATCCTATCAATCGCCGACACCCACCCAAACGTGGCCCGCCTTTGGCCTAGCCCATCCACTATGAAACACTGGTGCACAACCAACCAAGGAGAGCAGCAATGTCAGATATAGGAGTTGCAGTCATCGGTTTCGGCCTCGCCGGACGCGTCTTCCACGCCCCTTTCGTCCACGCCGTCCCCGGCCTCAGGCTCGAGGCCATTGTGCAGCGCCGCGGGGATGAAGCAGCCAAGGCCTATCCCGAAACCCGCATCCTCCGCTCCGTCGAAGAGGCCCTCGCCGACCCGGCCATCCAGCTCATCGTCGTCGGCACGCCGAACGAAACCCACTTCGCGCTGGCCAAACAAGCTCTTGAAGCAGGCAAGCACGTCGTTATCGACAAGCCGTTCGCTGCCACCAGTACCGAGGCCCGCGAGCTGATCGACCTTGCCAAAGCTCGCAATCTTGTACTTGCCCCGTATCATAACCGCCGCTG from Granulicella sp. L56 includes these protein-coding regions:
- a CDS encoding energy transducer TonB, encoding MAIGDAIYTPHVAVVSAHTSKSPVRISSGVSAGMLLSPIRPIYPEIARAAHVEGTVVVEATISRTGTIESLHVISGPPMLQRAAIDAIRTARYQPYRLNGSPTEVQTTISVSFRMGS
- the xylB gene encoding xylulokinase, with translation MFLGVDVGTGGTRAILINRGGKVIASCSAEHAPIHSEHIGWAEQDPDDWWRAAREAIAGAIAQSELAGSAIEAVGLTGQMHGCVMLDAAGVVLRPALIWCDQRTQPQCDWLTEKIGFERLIELTANPALPNFTLTKLLWVRDHQPEIFARIAHVLCPKDYVRYRLTGEFAMDMQEASGTLLLDVAHRRWSTEVAEAAGIPMQWLPRLYEGPEICARISDAGAGATGLAAGTPVAAGAGDQGAGAVGMGILAPGSVSATIGTSGVVFAATDAPTKDPLGRLHTFCHAAPNRWHVMGVTNGAGLSLRYFRDTFATSSSYDALSALAAEVPAASDGLLWAPYLFGERTPHLDPNARAAFVGITASHTQAHFVRAVLEGVAMSLRDTFTLFKELHIPVDSIRLGGGGARGPLWRQIQADVYGQPVELLEAEEGGAFGAALLAGTGVNAWPSVEAACAATIRVAQTIAPQNADAMNEAYRQYRKIYPALRDIAN
- a CDS encoding HlyD family secretion protein, which gives rise to MPDQENQNRDDQTAEISGTVHLKSHDDANKGSRNGDEEAPQPEKSSRRKFIVIAVLIFLVVGAALFYWHSSFSEDTDDAQIDGNLYQVSSRVTGQVIKVYVDDNQKVQQGQLLAEIDPKDYQVALEQAQANLASAQAAAIQANVNVPIISTNVSTNLSTTSSDVQGAQAAVAQAQKQAQAAEARVDQAKANALKAKLDVERYTPLVEKDVISKQQFDAAVAQAAGTSAAVIEAQSQVIGQQEAVREAQQKLAQSRFSANESVKNGPQQVKVQEAKANAALAEVQQSQAKVDQARLNLSYTHITAPTTGIVNKKNVQVGANLSIGQDLLTIIPLTDLWVTANFKETQIQHMHPGQDVTIEVDALGGRKFHGKLTQIGGATGSRLSLFPPENATGNYVKVVQRIPVRIDFNDLQKENGDYALRPGFSVTPYVSVK
- a CDS encoding TolC family protein, producing MRARYSRNVVATLGVGLLCLSGTVLPAGAQQDTSQTTASGPSTGQTSSPIASAQQQLYTASGENGAQPTQDSFKGSVVEGKSTGTLIDLSLDEAIQRGLRNNLGIILQSSTQKNAGGQRLEELQTLLPTVTASGSVEVQQINLAAEGLKFPGLNPIIGPFQVVDFRAFLTQNLVNVSALQNYIAAKHNFEGAKLTAEDARNLVVLTVGNAYLLCVADAARIEAVNAEMATSKVSLDQATDAHDAGTSPKLDVLRAQVDYQNEEQRLISAKNDLAKDKLALARTIGLPLDQEFRLTDQVPFAALDHVNPDTAFAQALAARKDLAASAEQLKAARAEKTSAWASQLPVASFSGDYGDLGTTPGHSHGTYSATGKVSAPILQIAKTRGQEQVADAQYEQAKAKLADQAQQVNADVRDSLLDIQAAEKLVEATHSNVELANEALSDAQQRFHAGVSDNLAVSQAQSQTELANDQYISALYQHNVAKLSLARALGVAQTNYKDYLGGK
- a CDS encoding tetratricopeptide repeat protein, whose amino-acid sequence is MRSSTRTKRPVQSSGVSRWSALSGWCFTHQGIVFAVAGAVWVLALYWKALSAPFLYDDVDQIVNNPILASLRLAVHRFWLAPISFNSEIGGAGGGTYRPLYWMSLVLDRRIWGLNASGFHLTNLVLHWLNGVLAFLLLRRLRVAPWTAAVSALLWLGLPINTEAVAWVSARGYLLCTFFLLLALLAADGFLREGKSRLLLAAYFVASLAALLSHEEGVFVLPLALLAAYATERLSRRLAGGLVAASILAGLVYIALREAVKTGSEHTGAALWAVGLAFWRYVQWMVLPVHMSVERSTSMPANAASPGTIAGWLGLIALIAVIVLLRKRLPVVAAGLAWMVIALLPFCGFVAIYQGMAERFEYLASAGLALTAAGLVLRLSGRWRRVAVSFLVLWVMWGAWRVWARVQDWQNPAALYASSLQATPKSSVLLYNLGLEFRRSGDVLTAAKLYGQAVKLQPRYGRALAGLGDVYLQLGETPDAVQYFERALALNPADMETVIDLGEALQRMGDKQGAEVQLRKAIAFDPTQSEAYTDLGVLLGSMGRVDEAIQAFQAAIKNKPADATPYFDLAVLFQQRGQDEVALPFYRKVLELKPGDPDTIRNVSKLHLGR
- a CDS encoding VTT domain-containing protein, giving the protein MPIAIVFFVHYAYLILFFWVLAEQLGIPIPSIPVLLTAGTLSATHKIHHSYALAVVLVACILADTLWFALGRRYGKNVLQLLCRLSFEASTCVSKTEGYFSKRGPVTLLISKFVPGLSTVAAPIAGQTGMPYSRFFLWDFAGSILWAETFLLAGRFFGDLAKRSARFFQLLGHFAFIIFIVMVFGFFAYRLFKQRRFLRQVRSMRLEPAELKAMIDSAQEQGNIPPFIVDLRHPLDYLPDPRVLPGALRIGPNEIRQHSEIIPRDRDVILYCTCPSEETSAKLAMQLHKMGIYRVRPLRGGFDGWKEAGYPLVDYIEDTPHAQPLLTQITPSTPHAEAH